In Methylomonas sp. ZR1, one DNA window encodes the following:
- a CDS encoding NAD(+)--dinitrogen-reductase ADP-D-ribosyltransferase, with product MPDISQHGHSTNLIGMATACLASHLFNEYPKPLHIAGTRESAPGLFEQLAGQASLADCGRIFQDYMCVVFGFETEQRLRDDADGRRRYRNSYLRLIQDWGLDSNNAQGAVLKGWVESRFGLFPNYHKQQISSFMSKDWVTYIEEKMNSRYHNNCIYMQLDLLYEFCQWVIERFQVPAATHKTLYRGVNALGDWSREHKIVHFNSIVSFTDRYSIASEFGSYVLEVEVPMVKLVFFNDLLPHHALRGEAEYLVIGGDYRVKVLR from the coding sequence ATGCCCGATATTTCCCAGCACGGCCACAGTACCAATTTGATCGGCATGGCGACGGCGTGTTTGGCCAGTCACCTATTTAACGAATACCCCAAGCCCTTGCATATCGCCGGAACCCGGGAGTCCGCGCCCGGACTGTTTGAGCAGTTGGCCGGACAAGCCTCGTTGGCGGATTGCGGGCGGATATTTCAAGACTACATGTGCGTGGTATTCGGCTTCGAAACCGAGCAGCGTTTACGCGACGATGCCGACGGCCGGCGGCGTTACCGCAACAGCTATCTGCGCCTGATTCAAGATTGGGGTCTGGATTCCAATAACGCTCAAGGTGCGGTACTGAAGGGTTGGGTGGAAAGCCGCTTTGGCCTGTTCCCCAATTACCATAAACAACAAATCAGCAGTTTCATGAGTAAGGACTGGGTAACTTACATCGAAGAAAAGATGAACAGCCGCTACCACAATAATTGCATCTACATGCAGTTGGATTTGTTATATGAGTTTTGCCAGTGGGTGATCGAGCGCTTTCAGGTGCCGGCTGCAACCCACAAAACCCTTTATCGAGGGGTCAATGCCTTGGGCGATTGGAGCCGCGAGCACAAGATTGTGCATTTCAACAGCATTGTGTCGTTTACCGACCGCTACAGTATCGCCAGCGAATTTGGCAGCTATGTTTTGGAGGTTGAGGTGCCGATGGTGAAGCTGGTGTTTTTTAACGATTTGTTGCCGCATCACGCCTTGCGCGGCGAGGCCGAATATTTGGTGATTGGCGGCGATTATCGAGTGAAGGTGTTGCGATGA
- the aqpZ gene encoding aquaporin Z, whose translation MKKYVAESFGTFWLVLGGCGSAVLAAAFPNVGIGLLGVSLAFGLTVLTMAYAIGHISGCHLNPAVSVGLWMGGRFPANQLLPYIVSQVVGAIAAGGVLYLIASGKAGFDVAAGFASNGYGEHSPGGYSLLSALVTEVVMTMMFLLIILGATDARAPAGLAPIAIGLGLTLIHLISIPVTNTSVNPARSLGVAVYVGDWALAQLWLFWLAPIIGAVLGALIYRFIGSPDE comes from the coding sequence ATGAAAAAGTATGTAGCCGAGTCCTTCGGGACATTTTGGTTGGTTCTTGGTGGCTGCGGTAGTGCGGTATTAGCCGCCGCATTTCCGAATGTGGGCATCGGCTTGCTCGGCGTTTCGCTGGCGTTCGGTTTGACAGTACTGACCATGGCCTATGCCATCGGCCATATTTCCGGCTGCCACCTCAATCCGGCTGTATCGGTTGGCTTGTGGATGGGCGGCCGCTTTCCGGCCAACCAATTGTTGCCTTACATCGTCTCTCAAGTGGTCGGCGCGATTGCGGCCGGCGGCGTGTTGTATCTGATCGCCAGCGGCAAAGCCGGATTCGACGTAGCCGCCGGCTTCGCCTCCAACGGTTACGGAGAACATTCGCCGGGCGGCTACTCCCTATTGTCCGCATTAGTTACAGAAGTGGTGATGACCATGATGTTTTTACTGATCATCCTCGGCGCCACCGACGCCCGCGCCCCTGCCGGCCTGGCGCCTATCGCGATTGGCTTGGGATTAACCTTGATTCACTTGATCAGCATCCCGGTCACCAACACCTCGGTAAATCCGGCTCGCAGCCTGGGTGTAGCGGTTTATGTCGGCGATTGGGCCTTGGCACAACTTTGGCTGTTCTGGCTGGCGCCGATTATTGGCGCGGTTTTGGGCGCATTGATTTATCGCTTTATCGGCAGCCCGGACGAGTAA
- the acpP gene encoding acyl carrier protein: MSNIEERVKKIVAEQLGVKEEIANDASFVDDLGADSLDTVELVMALEEEFECEIPDEEAEKITTVQLAIDYINANLQ; the protein is encoded by the coding sequence ATGAGTAATATCGAAGAACGAGTAAAAAAGATTGTCGCAGAACAATTAGGCGTAAAAGAAGAAATCGCGAACGATGCGTCTTTTGTTGACGATCTTGGTGCTGATTCTTTAGACACAGTTGAACTCGTCATGGCTCTGGAAGAAGAATTCGAATGCGAAATTCCAGACGAAGAAGCTGAAAAAATCACCACAGTCCAATTGGCTATCGATTACATCAACGCCAATCTGCAGTAA
- the fabF gene encoding beta-ketoacyl-ACP synthase II: protein MSTRRVVITGLGAITPLANNVADTWDGIVNGKSGISPIDSFDISPFATTFGGVIRNFNIGDYIAEKDAKRMDGFVHYGIAAGCQAIEDSGFEVTEENAERIGVAIGAGIGGITGIEECYATYVAGGPRRISPFFVPGNIINMISGNLSIKYGLKGPNFAIVTACSTGTHNIGDAARLIKYGDADVMVAGGAERCTTSPTAMGGFASAKALSRRNDSPTTASRPWDRDRDGFVLSDGAGVVVLEELEHAKARGAKIYAELVGYGMSGDAYHITSPSEGGEGAARCMRNAMRDAKVNPQDVQYINAHGTSTPAGDIGETHAMKLALGDHAYKLAVSSTKSMIGHLLGAAGGIEAVLTALAIQHQIAPPTINLENPDPECDLDYVPNIARNMHIDVAISNSFGFGGTNGSLVFKRYQ from the coding sequence GTGAGCACACGTCGAGTTGTTATAACGGGCTTAGGCGCCATTACGCCGTTAGCCAATAATGTTGCCGATACCTGGGATGGCATTGTCAACGGGAAGAGCGGCATTAGTCCGATCGATTCATTTGACATATCCCCTTTTGCAACGACGTTCGGCGGTGTCATCAGAAATTTCAATATCGGCGACTATATTGCCGAGAAGGATGCCAAACGCATGGACGGTTTCGTGCATTACGGCATTGCAGCGGGTTGCCAGGCGATTGAGGATTCCGGTTTTGAAGTCACCGAAGAAAATGCCGAGCGGATCGGTGTGGCTATCGGCGCCGGCATCGGCGGCATTACCGGTATTGAAGAATGCTATGCCACCTACGTGGCCGGCGGACCAAGACGGATTTCGCCTTTCTTTGTGCCGGGCAACATCATTAATATGATTTCCGGTAATCTGTCGATCAAATATGGTTTGAAAGGCCCCAACTTTGCCATCGTCACCGCCTGTTCGACGGGTACGCATAATATTGGCGACGCTGCGCGACTGATCAAATACGGCGATGCCGATGTGATGGTGGCCGGTGGTGCAGAGCGCTGCACGACTTCGCCGACCGCGATGGGTGGATTTGCTTCGGCAAAAGCCTTGTCGCGCCGTAATGACAGCCCTACCACCGCTAGCCGCCCCTGGGACCGCGACCGCGACGGTTTCGTACTCAGCGACGGCGCCGGCGTAGTAGTCCTGGAAGAACTGGAACATGCCAAGGCGCGCGGGGCGAAAATCTACGCGGAACTGGTCGGTTACGGCATGAGCGGCGATGCTTATCACATCACCTCGCCATCCGAGGGAGGCGAAGGCGCGGCACGCTGCATGCGTAATGCGATGCGTGACGCTAAAGTTAATCCGCAAGACGTGCAATATATCAACGCCCACGGTACTTCAACACCGGCCGGCGATATTGGCGAAACGCATGCGATGAAATTGGCGCTGGGCGATCACGCTTATAAATTGGCCGTTAGTTCCACCAAGTCGATGATCGGTCATTTGTTGGGTGCTGCCGGGGGTATCGAAGCAGTATTGACGGCCCTGGCTATTCAGCATCAAATCGCGCCACCCACCATCAATTTGGAAAATCCGGATCCCGAGTGCGATCTGGATTACGTCCCGAATATCGCCAGAAACATGCACATCGACGTCGCTATTTCCAACTCGTTTGGCTTTGGCGGTACCAATGGCTCTCTGGTTTTCAAACGTTACCAATAA
- the draG gene encoding ADP-ribosyl-[dinitrogen reductase] hydrolase: MNEQLMDRALGAYLGFACGDALGATVEFMSPKQIQSRYGVHTEMIGGGWLGLEPGQVTDDTQMSQALGRAIIEHQGWNLKSVADNFLAWLESDPPDVGNTCRRGLVRYRDEGVLMGLPREDDAGNGACMRNLPVVLATLNRPDDFELWSLEQSHITHHNPFSDAATLALGRMTNRLIHGQPVEACLLEAKRLINQYSEFAYHPYPSKASAYIVDTTQTVLHYFFDTDNFESCLIATVNQGGDADTTGALAGMLAGAKYGLAQIPGRWLGQLDSRVGAEIRGQVAALINMNN; this comes from the coding sequence ATGAATGAGCAATTAATGGATCGGGCCCTGGGTGCTTACCTGGGTTTTGCTTGTGGTGACGCGCTGGGGGCGACGGTGGAATTCATGTCGCCGAAGCAAATTCAGAGTCGTTACGGCGTGCATACCGAAATGATAGGCGGCGGCTGGCTGGGTTTGGAGCCGGGGCAGGTGACAGACGATACGCAAATGTCGCAGGCCTTGGGGCGAGCCATCATTGAGCATCAAGGTTGGAATTTGAAGTCTGTGGCCGACAATTTTCTCGCCTGGTTGGAAAGCGATCCGCCGGATGTGGGCAATACGTGCCGACGCGGCCTCGTGCGGTATCGTGATGAAGGTGTATTGATGGGGTTGCCGCGTGAAGATGACGCCGGTAACGGCGCCTGTATGCGTAATTTGCCGGTGGTGTTGGCGACGCTAAATCGGCCGGATGATTTCGAATTATGGAGTCTGGAGCAGAGCCACATCACCCACCATAATCCATTCTCCGACGCTGCTACGCTGGCATTGGGTCGAATGACTAACCGGTTGATTCATGGACAACCTGTTGAAGCCTGTTTACTGGAGGCCAAACGCTTGATCAACCAATACAGCGAATTTGCCTACCACCCTTATCCGAGTAAAGCCTCGGCCTACATCGTCGATACCACACAGACGGTGCTGCATTATTTCTTCGATACCGATAATTTCGAATCCTGCCTGATTGCTACCGTGAATCAGGGCGGCGATGCGGATACGACGGGGGCCTTGGCCGGGATGTTGGCAGGGGCCAAATATGGATTGGCGCAGATTCCGGGACGGTGGTTGGGTCAATTGGATAGTCGGGTGGGTGCAGAAATACGCGGGCAGGTAGCGGCACTTATCAATATGAATAACTGA